The DNA region GTGCCGGTGGGCGGGCCGAAGGTCCGGGCGTTGCTGGCCGCGCTGTTGTTCCAGGCGAACCGGCCGGTGCCCCTGAGTAGTCTTCAGGGTGCCTTGTGGGGTGAGGAGCCGCCGGTGACCGCGGGCGCTTCGCTGCGCAACCACGTCATGAGACTGCGGCGGGTGCTGGATGTCGTGGGCGACGAGCGGATCTCGTCCACGCCGCACGGGCCGATGCTGCGGGTCGCCGACGGCGAGCTGGACGTTCACGAGTTCACCGCGACGCTCGGGCGCGCTCGCGATTCCCGCGCACGGCAGGACTGGCCGGACGTCATCCGGCACACCGCGGCGGCCCTGACGCTGTGGCGCGGGCAGCCTCTGTCGGACCTGGCGGAGCTGCACACGCTGGAGGCCGAGGTGCGGCACCTGGCCCAGGCCCATCTGCAGGCCCTGAATTGGTACTTCGAGGCCGAGTTGCAGCTGGGCCGGCACGTGGAGGTGATCCCGGAGCTCGGCCGCTGGGCGGCCCGACACCGGCTCCACGAGGCGCTGCACGTCCTGCTCATCACCGCGCTGTACCGCAGCGGCCGGCAGGCCGAGGCGCTGGAAACGTTCGAGACGGTCCGCGTGGCGCTGGCCGAGGAACTGGGCGTCGACCCGGGCCCGGCCCTGCGGGATGTCCACCGGCGCGTGCTGACCGCCGACCTGCTCATCCTCGAACGGCCCGCCGCTGCCGACGAGACAGCCGCCGCTACCCCCCTCCTCAGCACGCGGACTGGCGTAAGCCCCGCAAGTGCTGCCACCGCCGGGTTGGGAGGAACCGATGAGGCCCCGGCCCAGCTGGAACCCGGCAGGCAGGAGGCCACGGCGCCGGCGCCCGCGCAGCTGCCCGCTGACACCCCGCTCTTCACCGGCCGGCAGAGCGAACTGCGGCAGCTGTGCGCAGCGTTGGAACGGGCCACGGACGGCGAGGGCCCGGGCGTGGTGGCCGTGACCGGCATGGGCGGTGTCGGCAAGAGCGCGCTCGCCGTCCACGCCGCCCACCTGCTGCGGGACCGCTTCCCGGACGGGCAGCTCCACTTGGACCTGCGCGGCCACGGCACCGCGACCCCGCGCACCGCGCACGAGCTGCTCGCGTCCGTGTTGACCGACCTCGCCGTGCCCCTACCCCTGCCCGAGGACACCGGCCGGCGGGCGGCGCTGCTGCGGTCGGTGCTCGCCGAGCGGCGCGTGCTGCTGCTCCTGGACAACGCCCGCGACGGCGCGCAGGTGCTCCCGCTGCTGCCCGGTACCGGCCACAGCGCGGCGATCGTCACCAGCCGCTCCACCCTCACCGACCTGCCGACCCCCCACCACCTGTCGCTCGCCCCCATGGACGTCGAGGAGCAGCGCGCCCTGCTGTGCGCGCTGTGCGGCAGCGACCGGGTCGAGCAGGACCTCGACGCCGCGCTGCGGATCCTGGCGGCCTGTGGGGGCCTGCCGCTGGCCCTGCGCATCGTCGGCGCCCGGCTGGCCGCCCGACCGGCCTGGCCGCTGGCGACCCTCGCCGACCGGCTCGCCCCCGAGGGGCCCGGTCGCCTGAGCACCCTGGCGGCAGGGCACCTCCAGGTCCGCGCCACCTTCGCCGCCAGCTACCTCGCCCTGCGGGACAGCGAGTCGCCCGGCGAGCGAGAGGCCGCGCGGGCCTTCCGCCTCCTCGGTCTGTGGTCCGGTCAGACGGTCGGCCCGGCCGACGCCGCCGCCCTCCTCGACCGCGACCCCGCGCGGGCCGAGGAGCTGCTCGAACAGCTCGTCGACGCCCACCTGCTCCAGACCCCGGCCCCGCTGCGCTACCGCCTCCACGACCTGCTCGCCGAGTACGCCGTCGAATGCGCCGAGGCCGACGAGAGCGAGCAGGAGCGCGAGGCGGCGCGGCTGCGGATGTGCGTCTGGTACGCGCTCGCCCTGGAGAACGCCCGCCTGGCCATTCCCGAGGGCGGCCAGCTGCCGCCCCGGCTCGGCCAGCAGCCGCCCGCCCCGCTGCCCGTCTTCACCGACGAGGCCCAGGCCCTCACCTGGTGCCGGCGCGAACTCGCCGGCATCGGCGAGGCCATCCGGCAGGCTGGGCAGAGCCGCCGCTTCGACCTCGCCTGGCGGATGGCCGTCTGGCTCCTCGGCTACATGCGGACCTCCTGGTGGACCGGCCACTGGGAGAGCTACCTCCACCAGGCGCTGGACATCACCGAACAGCACGACGACCGGCTCGGCCGCGCCTGGCTGCTGCGCAGCCTGGGCGCCTGCCACGGCATGTGCCGGCGCCCTGACCGCGCCATCGAGGCCTTCGAGGAGGCCCTCACGCTGTTCGACGACCCCGAGAGCCAGTCCGCCACCCTCGCCTACCTGTCGCTGGCCCACAGCGCGGCAGGCCACGGCGACCAGGCCCTCGCCCATGCCCGTACGGCCCTCGACCTCCACCGGCGCACCGGCGGCAACCGGCACCGCACCGCGATCCTGCTGAGCACCATGGCCGACGCCCTGCGCGTGTCCGGCCACCTGAAGGAGGCCGACCTGCGCTACCGCGAGGCGCTCGGGCTGTGGCGCGCCCACGGGGACGCCAACGGCACCGCCATCGTGCTCACCAACCACGGCGACGTGCTGCGCGGACTCGGCCGCCGCGACGAGGCGTTCATGGCCCTCGACGAGGCCCTCGCGATCTTCCGGCGCATCGGCAACGCCGCCCTCACCGCCGAGTGCCTGGTCATGATGGCCCGTACCCACGCCCGCTTCGACGAGTGGACGCGGGCCCGTGCCCGCATCCACGAGGCGATCGACGTCGCCGACCGCAACCACCTGGAGTCCTGGCTCAGCGAGGCACGCGAGGTCCTCGCCACGATCGAAAGCGCCAACGCCAGCGCGGCATGACGGCTTTCGGGCCTTCGCTCAGGTCTGTTAGGCAGCTGTTACGCCGTTATTCGAGGGGACCGTCACTCTGGTGCTTTCCATTCCACCCCAACGCCAGAGGTAGAACACGTGACACTCGGATTTCTCCGGCTTCGACGGGTCAGAGCCGCTCTGACCGTCGTCGCCATGCTGGTGGCGAGCCTGTCGTTCTCCGTCGGCCAGGCGTCGGCCTACAACTACCCCGGCCCGCACTTCGAAATCCAGAACCAGGCCACCGGCCAATGCCTCCAGGCATCCCCGGACTACAAACCGCAGCAGCTGGAGGTCCACGACTGCGGTACCAGCATCGACCAGGACTTCTCGATCTGGAACACCACCAACATCATCGACGCGGCCGAGGCCGCGGTCTACGGCGGCGGGGTCTGCCTGGGGGCGGACTCGACGGGCGACGGCGTCTCCGTCGGCTGTGGGACCGAGGGCGGCTACACCCTGGACTGGCAGTACGCCACCGCAGCCGGCGGCTGGACGCCCCTCGTCAACCCGTTGGACGGCCACGCCTGTGACCTGACCGTCCTCGGAGACAGCACGGTTGCCTGCATGCAGGCCCAGCACGGCAGCAACGCGCAATGGCGCTTCATCTACGGGGCGCGGCACTACTCGCAGACGGTGGCCGGCGACTTCACCGGCCACGGCCGGGCCGACATCATGGCCCGCGACAACAGCAACGGCAACCTCCTGCTGTGGGTCAACAACATGAACGGCGGCTTCCAGGCCCCGCGTGTCGTCACCGGCGGTTGGAACTTCACCGAGACGACCGTCGGCAAGTTCCACAACAACGGCAGGCTCGACCTCATCGCCAAGGGCACGGACGGCAGCCTGTACATGTGGGACGGCAACGGCGACGGCACCTTCGGCGCCCCCCACAAGGTGACGGACGGGTGGAACTTCACCCAGACCGCGGCCGCCGACTTCGACGGTGACGGCAACGTCGACCTCATCGCCAAGGGCGTCGACAACAACCTCTACATGTGGCCCGGCCACGGCGACGGCACCTTCGGCGCCTCGCACATCCAGACCAGTGACTGGAACTTCACCGGCACCCGCGCCGCCGACTTCAACAACGACGGCAAGGCCGACATCATGGCCCGCGACGCCGCCGGCAACCTGAACATGTGGCTCCACGACGGAGGCAGCTCGTTCAACTCCGCGGCCGTGCTCACCAACGGGTGGTCCTTCACCCAGACCGCGGCCGCCGACTTCGACGGTGACGGCAAGGTCGACCTCATCGGGCGCGACGACTCCAACGGCAACCTCCTGATGTGGCCCGGCAACGGCGACGGCACCTTCGGCGCCTCGCACGTACAGACCGGCGGCTGGTGACCACCTGACCGGCAGCTGCCGCCCCGGCCATCCCCGGGGCGGCAGTCCCCAGCGCATCCAGCGAAAGGACTCCTGTGGACATCGCCCACCGCCCGCCGCGCGCTCGTCGGTCCGCCCTGACAGCCGCCCTCATCCTCGGCGCGTTCGCCGCCCTGCCGCCCACGGCCACTGCGTACGCGACCACCGGCTGCGGGCAAGCTCCCACCGTGCTCCCGTCCAGGCCGGGCGCGACCCTGCCCGTCCCCTCGGCCTGGACCGGAAGCTGGGGCACCGCCATGGGCTCGGCCGGACCATCCGCTTCCTCGGGCGTGACAGGGCAGCAGACCCTGCGCATGGTCATCCACACCAGCATCGGCGGGCCCTCCGCCCGGATCCACCTGGTGAACACCTTCAGCCCGGACCCGGTGACCATCGGCCACGTCACCATCGCGGCTCAGGACGTGACCGCAGCCCGCAACGGGCACCTGGCCACGGCATCGGCCACGCCCCTCACCCTTACGTTCGGCGGATCCGACCAGGCCGTCATCCCACCTGGTGGCGAGCTCTACAGCGACCCTGCCGCCTTCCCGGTCGCCGCGGACGAGAACCTGCTGGTCAGCATCTGGCTGCCCAACGGGGTCACCACCGCGCCGTACCACGCGTACACCCTCACGACCTCGTCCACCACCGCGCCCGGAGACGGCGCCGACCACACCCTGGACACCGGCGGCGTCGGCTTCCCGACCACCTACACGTACTGGGCCTACCTCAATGGCCTGGACGTCACCGCCGCGGGCAGCGGAGGGACGGTCGTCGCCTTCGGCGACTCCCAGGTGGACGGCGGCCACACCGACCAGGACTCCAACTCCCGCTGGGCCGACGACTACGGGCGTGTCCTCAGCGCCCAGCCGACGCCGGCCGGCATCGTCAACAAGGGCATATCCGGCAACAGGATCCTCACCGACGGCACGGGCGGACGCATCACCTACGGCCAGAGCGCACTCAACCGCTTCGACCGGGACGTGCTCTCCCAGACCGGAGTGCAGAGCGTCGTGTTCTACGAAGGCATCAACGACATCACGATGGACGACGCCTCCGACCCGGCGATCGAGACGGGAATCCAGCAGCTGGCCTCGCGCGCGCACGCGGTCGGGCTCCGCTTCACCGTGGCCACCATCCCCGGCTTCCAGGGCTACGACGGCTACACCGCCGCCCGGGACCAGGTACGCCAGTGCGTGAACAACTGGATCCGCACGACGCCGGACATCGACGGCTTCCACGACTTCGACCAGGCGACCCGCGACCCCCTCAACCCCGGCGCCGCGTTCGCCGGCTACGTCGACACCGACCACCTGCACTTCACCACGAACGGGAACCAGGTCCTCGCCAACGTACTGGCCCCGCAACCCGCCCCGGCCAGGCCCTCCCTCACCTTCTCCCAGACCACGGCCGGCGCCTTCCACGGCAAGGGCACCAGCGACCTCGTCGCCCGCAACGACAACGACGGGCACCTGTACGAGTGGGCAGGCCACGGCGACGGCTCCTTCGCCCCACCGGTCGACCTGACAGGTGGTTGGGGCTCGTTCTCCCAGACGACGGCGGGTGACTTCCGCGGCACCGGGCACGCCGATTTGATGGCGCGGGAGGACTCGAGCGGGAACCTGTACCTGTGGCCGGGCAATGGGGACGGTACCTTTGGCAGCCGGGTCCTGGTCACCGGTGGTTGGGGTCCGTTCTCCCAGACGACGGCGGGTGACTTCCGCGGCACCGGGCACGCCGATTTGATGGCGCGGGAGGACTCGAGCGGGAACCTGTACCTGTGGCCGGGCAATGGGGACGGTACCTTTGGCAGCCGGGTCCTGGTCACCGGTGGTTGGGGTCCGTTCTCCCAGACGACGGCGGGTGACTTCCGCGGCACCGGCCGCGCCGATTTGATGGCGCGGGAGGACTCGAGCGGGAACCTGTACCTGTGGCCGGGCAATGGGGACGGTACTTTTGGCAGCCGGGTCCTGGTCACCGGTGGTTGGGGTCCGTTCTCCCAGACGACGGCGGGTGACTTCCGCGGCACCGGCCGCGCCGACCTCATCGCCCGCAACGACACCTACGACGCCCTCGACGAGTGGGTGAACACAGGCGAAGCCTCCTTCTCCCACCCCTTCCGGCTCACCGACTGGTGAACGGCAGGCCCGGCCGGTACGAGACGCGCCCTGCCCAGAGCGCACCAGGAATTCCTGCCGGCCGGCTCAGGGATCCTCGGCCCGACCGTCCTCCGCCGGGCTGGCGGCGCGTCTGCCCGCAGGGCACCAACGACACCAATGATCATTCATCGCGGGGCGCCAATGCCTCCTGCCCATGCCAAGGGAGTTGAAAGACAGCATGCGGTTCAAATCTGCCGCCGGCGTCGCCATGGTGGCGCTCGCCGTGGCCACGACGGTGACCGGCGGTGATGCGCCGAAGGCGTACGCGGACTCTTCACCGGTGGCCGAATCGTTCATGCAGATCGTCGCGCACCAGGACGACGACATCCTCTTCATGAACCCCGACATCTCTCGCGAGTACTCGGACCCCTCGGTCACCGTCTTCCTCACGGGCGGAGACGCGACCGGTACCGGTTTCCCCGACATCTGCGCCTACTCGGCGAGCCGGGACACCGGAGCCCGGGCCGCGCATGCCCGGCTCGCCGGTGTCACCAACCCGACCTGGACCAGGACACCGCTCACGCTGAGCACCGGCAAGACCGTCGAGGTCGACACGCTGGACCAAGCCTCGCAGGTCAAGCTGGTCTTCTTCAGGCTCCACGCGAGCGGTGACATCCCCGCCGGGAACGTGAGCCCCGACGACCTCTTCACCTTGGGCGGCTCGAACACCGACTCCACGCTGGGCAGCGCCGCCTCGGACGGCAACTGCGACGCGACGTACGGCAACCAGAGCTACACCCATGCCGACCTGACGGCCAGCCTGACCGACCTGATGAGCCGCTTCCAGCCGACCGTGGTCCTCGCACAGGACCCGCGGGTCGGATACGGGTACAGCCACACGGACATCACCGACCTCGGCGACCAGTCCGACCACATCGGCGGCTCCCGGTTCGTCGGCGAAGCCGCGCTCGGATACCACGGCCCGGGCGGCAGCGGGCACTTCCTGCTCCGCAACTACCGCGACTACAACATCCGGATCGACCCGCCCAACGTCGACCCGACTACCGCGGACGACAAGGAACAGACCTTCCTGACGTACCTGGGCCCGAACCAGTCCGGTACCGCCACGACCTACCAGGGCCTCCACGACCCGGTGCCCGACCCGAACGAGTCCACCTTCTACGCGATGTTCCCCGCACGCCAGTACCCGCGCTGGTCGAACGGCACGGCCTGGTCGGCTCTCGACCGCAGCGGTCTGCTGAACGCCTTCGCCGTCCTCGACGGGCACGTCCAGGTATGGAGGGAGACGTCCGGCGGCGCCAGCTGGAACGGCCCCAGCGCGATCCCGGGCGGCGATGTACTCTCCCCGGCTCTCGGCGTGATCAAGGACGGGAACGGCCTGATCCACCTGTTCGGCATCAGGCTGGGCGACAACCAGATCGTCACCGTCGCGCAGACCGCGCCCGGGGCGTGGGGCGACTGGACGGTTCTCGGCAACCCCAATCCGACCAACCCCCAGTACGTCGGAAGCCCGACACCCGTCCTCAACCAGAACGGCCTGTTGACGGTCTTCGTCAGCAACGCGGGCGGCGGGGTGAGCGCCGTTTCCCAGCTGAACGGAGGCGGGTGGACCACCAGCTGGGCGGACCTCCAGGGCAGCTGGGTCCGCGACGGCCTCGCCGCCGCGCAGGCCTCCGACGGCCGGGTCGACGTGTTCGCCCCGTCCGTGAACGGCATCCTGCACTGGCGCCAAAGCGCCCCCAACAGTGCCACTTACGTGCAGGACACCAGCGCCCTCGGCCCCGCGCCCGCCGGCCCGATCACGGTGGGCAAGAACGCCGACGGCCGGCTGGAGATCTTCTACGACCAGGGCGGCACGGCGCAGGCAGCCACCCAGTACGTGCAGTCCGACGGAACCTGGACGACCTCCCCCAGCCCCATGGACGGACCGGTCAGCATGGAGGGCGTGTCCGTGGTCACCGGCGGCGATGGCCGGAACACGGTCGTCACCCGCAACGGCGGCGGCGGAGTCAGCATGACCTCACAGACCGCGGCCAACACAGGCTTCGCCAGCACCTGGCCGGACCTCGGTAACGTGATCGTCGGCGCGCCTTCGGTCACCCTCGACGGCGCCGGCCGCGAGACGGTCCTGGCGCTCGGTCGCGACGCCGCTCTGCACGTCAGCAGGCAGACCGCAGCCGGGACGGACAAGCCCTTCGGCGCCTGGCAGTTGGCCGGCGACTGACCCACCGCGGCGCGGGCGCGCGGCCCTGCCGACTTCCCGACCCCGCGCGGCCCTGCCCCTTCAACGGCAAGGCCGCGCGGAGTCGCTGAGGCTGGCGGAGCCATCGCGTTCCCCCGATCTCGTCGTCGATCTTCACGTACAGTGCGGTCACGAGGGTGCTCGGGTCGGTCGTCCCAAACTGATCTTGGACACCCTTGTCCCTTTTATGGGCCGAAGTTCGGATTTGCTTGTCTAGCAGGTTGCTCGCTGCGGCCGGTCCGGCTGCTCCTCAGCTTGGGGATCGTTTTCGGGTGCTGGCAGGATGGCCGGATGGACGACGACACCGCCCCCACCGCCGGGTGGGTCCGGGGTGACTGGAGGGCCCGTTGGCCGCTCAACGTGGAAGCCGGGACGTTCTGGAGCACCGCCCTCGGCGCAGTGCTGCTCGTCCGCGCCGGGGCACATGGCACCGCCGACGACCTCGACCTCACCGGAGCACTGACCATCCACGACGAACCCGATCCCGGTGACGTGGCCAGTGCCAGGCGCTCGATGTAGGAGGACTTGCTCTCGCGGTAGAGCGCAGCGACGGTCCGGGACAGGGGCCGCAGCCGCGAAGGGGGCAGGGCCGCCGTCATGCCGCGTCGTCCTCGGCGCCGTCCGCTCCCGGAGTGGGCGGCTCGGACTGGGAGGCTAACTAGCCGTTGCTCTATCGATCCTGGTGAGCGTGAGTTCGAGTCTGCCGACTCGGTCGGGTGATCTTCTGGTCGGCAGGGCATGAAAGTGGGGCCTCCCGCACAGCTCGTGGGTGTCGAATCCAGCCGAGCAACAGGAGGCCCTGGTGCCGCAGTCTTCCGTCTCCGTGACGTTGCCGTCCAACTCCGCACCCCTGTCGTGTGATTGCCTCGCTCACCGGTTCGGGAACGCCGGGGACCGGCCGCACAGGCGTCCGAGGTACCCCTCGGACATGACCGACGCGGAGTGGGCCGTCGTGCGCGACGCAATGCCCGTGCCCGCTGGCTGGAAGGCCGCGGCGGGCAGCCGGAGAGCTACTGCCACCGGCAGCTGGTCGACGCGGTGCGCTACCTGGTCGCGGGCGGCATCGCCTGGAGGGCGGTACCCGCGGACTTCCCCGCCTGGGACCGCGTCTACGCCTTCTTCCGGCGCTGGCGGGACAAGGGCCTGGTCGCCGAGTTCCACGACCGGCTGCGCGACCGGGTCCGCAAGGCGGCGGGCCGTGATCCGGAGCCGACCGCCGGGATCATCGACGCGCAGTCGGTGAAAGGGGCCGCGTCGGTGCCGGCCACGAGCCGGGGGTTCGACGGCGGGAAGAAGGTGAACGGCCGCAAGAGGCACATCGTCGTGGACACCCTCGGCCTGCTGCTGACGGTGCTGGTCACCGCCGCATCCGTCACCGACCGCGAGGCCGGCCGCACTCTGCTGGAGCGGCTGCGTGAGCGGCACTGGCGCATCTCGCTGGTCTGGGCCGACGGCGGCTACACCGGACGCCTGCTCGACCTCGCCCGCAATGCCCTGCGGATCGCACTGACCGTGGTCCGACGCACCGACGACGCCACGGGCTTCGTGGTGCTGCCGAAAAGGTGGCTGGTGGAACGGACGTTCGCATGGCTGATGCACTCACGCCGCCTGGCCCGCGACTACGAGACCCGCACCGACACCTCCGAGGCGATGATCCGATGGTCGATGAGCATGGTCATGAGCCGCCGGCTCGCCCGGCGAGCACGCTGAACATCCCCGGCCGTTCCTCGACGAGCCAGCCCCGCGCGGCCAAGCGCTTCACCTTCGACCGCACTCCCTCCACCTTCGCCGGAACCGGCTCCAGCCCGAGTGCCGCCGCGAGCTGCCGACAGTCCATCTTCTCCCCGCTCCCCGCCAGGACCTCCACGAGCCGCTGGTAGTCGGGCGCCAGCGCACCCGGATCGAGACCTTCCCTCCAGACGGGAACCACCGATCCGGGCCCTGCTCCGGCGACCCGCGCAGACCGTTCACCGGCCACCCCGGCCGGCGATGCCTCCTCGCCTGCAGGAGGTTCTGCCAGGACCTCGGCCACCGTCTGACGGGTAATCACGAACCGTTCCCACGCGGCTTCCGCCTCCCGCAGCTCGGCCTGCAGAACCTCCACTCGCTGCCGGGCAGCACGCTCGCGCTCCTCCAGTAGCCCCATCACCGACGGCACCGGCACCTCCACCGAAGAGACGAACGACACCCCGTCTCTGCCACCGAGGCACCAGCACTATGCCTGACCAGCGGAAACGCACCCATCACTATCGGAAAGACAACGGCTTCTAAGGCGGCCGCCCGGCCCAAGCTCAACTCCCTGTCGAGGTGGATCATCAACCGCGCGGACACCCCCCACCAGATCGCCCTCCTCGCCAGAGAAGGCGAAGGGGGGCGACGGCGCCCTGATCTTCGGGTGCCTGTTGCTGCTCACCGGCCACCCGCGCAGCGCCGAATTCTGGTGGGGCTACGCCGCCGGCACCGACAACCACACGGCCAGCTACTGCCTCTACCTGTACAACCTCCACCATGGCGACCTCGGCGAGGCCCAGACCTGGTTCGAACGCGCCACCCCGCGAACGGCCGGTTGCGAGGCTGGCGACACCATCCGCCCAAACCCGCCGCCGGTCGACAACGTCTCAACGAGACACAGCCAACGGGTAGCCGTCCGGCACCGGCCTTCGAACACCTGCCGCTGCTGGCCGGAGGCCGTGGCCCCGCTATCCTCCCTGGGTCAGCGATCGACATCGGGGGGAACCTATGCGGCAGCGCCGCGCTCTGCTTGCCAGCGCCGTCCTGGCGACCGTACTCACCACCGGCTGCGGCTCGGGCGGAAGCGCCACGGGCGAGGCGGCTGACGCAACCGGGACGCCCCCTACTGCTGCGCCGATCGAGACGGCCACCGCAGCTGCTGCGCCCGCGAGTTCCGCGTCGACGGGCTCGGCGACCGCGAGCGCCGGGGCCGGGAAGCCGCCGGCCGGGTACGACCCGAACCGGGACGCCGCGGCCGACCTGAAGGCGGCGCTCGCCCTGTCGGCCGGCGATCAGCGGCCGGTGCTGATCGACTTCGGGGCCAACTGGTGCCCCGACTGCAAGGTGCTCGACAAGCTGTTCCGCTCCGAGCAGGTCGCCCCGCTACTGCGGGACGACTACCGGGTGGTGGCCGTGGACGTGGGCAGGTTCGACCACAACCTCGACCTGGCGGCCCAGTACGTCGACCTCCAGCTCAGCGGCATTCCCGCGCTGGTGGTGCTCTCCCCGGACGGCGCGGTGCGCACCGCGAGCAACGACGGCGCGTTCTCCAACGCCCGCAGCATGACCGCGAACACGGTCGCCGCCTACCTCAAGCGCTGGTCGCAGAAGTGAGTCCGGCTGGGCGGTTCTGCGCAGGGTCGGCGGTCGCAACGCTGCTGCTGCTCGGGGCGGCGGGCTGCGCCGCGGACCCGGCGCCGGCGGCCGGCCCCGCCGCCGGCTACAGCGGCGGCGGGGTCACAGTCGCCGTGCGCCTTGAGGCCGAGGAGGGCGGGCGGCAACTGCTCAGCGCCACCTTCACCCCCGAGCAGGCCGGGTTCCACCTGTACAGCGTCGACCTGCCGGCCGGCGGGGTCGACGGGCTCGGCCTGCCGACCCGGCTGACGGTGCGCGGCGGCCTGGCCGTGGACGGCGTCGCCCGGGCCGATCGTCCGCTGCGTACGGTCAGCCCCTTGGGCCTGGGCGTGGAATTGCCGGTCTACCCGGACGGCGCGGTCACCGTCACCCTCCCGGTCCGCCGATCCGACGGCGGGCCGGCTGAGGCGGTGGTGAGCTTCGGCGCGTGCAGTGAGCAGCGCTGTCTCATCCCCGTCACCGACCAGGTCATCCCCCTCGGTCCGATCGGCTGACACGGGCGGGCGGCCCAGCCGGTCCGCCGTGTGGGGCACGAGTACCGCGAGCTGGTCGGAGGCCCGCTCGACGGCCTCCTTCTGTTCTCTGAACTACCTAACTCTGCGGCTCTGTTCACGATGACGGGCGATCATCATGCGGAAGACTGTGCGGGTGACCCTTCCTACCCCCCTTGCCGCTGCTGAAGAGATCCACACTCACCTCGTCGACCAGCTCAACCTCGCCCTTCGCCGACCCGGGATGTACGGCGGCGAGGCGGCTCTTCGGATCCTGATTGATCACCTGCTGTTCGTGGAACGCCGGCCCGAGGCGTGGGCCCAACTGCAGCGGGGCTGGGAAGACCGGGGGCTCTGGACCTCGATCGGCATCGCCGGGGCCTTCCAGGACTTGTTCCCCGCACAGGCCGACTGCCATGAAATCTCCTCGGTGTACGCGGAGTTCGCGCAGCAGAGTGGCTGGCTCAAGCCCGACCGGGTTCTCACGGGGGAGGCGTACGAGGCCCTCACTGGCCGTGTCCGGCGGTGGGCCGCTGCGGACCGCACCTGGGCAGACGTGACGGCGGAGTTTGGTTCTCCCTCTGTGCTGTTCGGAGGGAATAACCCTCTTTACGGGAAGACGCTCGGGTACCTCACTGAGGATCCGCAGCA from Kitasatospora cathayae includes:
- a CDS encoding AfsR/SARP family transcriptional regulator — its product is MTAGASLRNHVMRLRRVLDVVGDERISSTPHGPMLRVADGELDVHEFTATLGRARDSRARQDWPDVIRHTAAALTLWRGQPLSDLAELHTLEAEVRHLAQAHLQALNWYFEAELQLGRHVEVIPELGRWAARHRLHEALHVLLITALYRSGRQAEALETFETVRVALAEELGVDPGPALRDVHRRVLTADLLILERPAAADETAAATPLLSTRTGVSPASAATAGLGGTDEAPAQLEPGRQEATAPAPAQLPADTPLFTGRQSELRQLCAALERATDGEGPGVVAVTGMGGVGKSALAVHAAHLLRDRFPDGQLHLDLRGHGTATPRTAHELLASVLTDLAVPLPLPEDTGRRAALLRSVLAERRVLLLLDNARDGAQVLPLLPGTGHSAAIVTSRSTLTDLPTPHHLSLAPMDVEEQRALLCALCGSDRVEQDLDAALRILAACGGLPLALRIVGARLAARPAWPLATLADRLAPEGPGRLSTLAAGHLQVRATFAASYLALRDSESPGEREAARAFRLLGLWSGQTVGPADAAALLDRDPARAEELLEQLVDAHLLQTPAPLRYRLHDLLAEYAVECAEADESEQEREAARLRMCVWYALALENARLAIPEGGQLPPRLGQQPPAPLPVFTDEAQALTWCRRELAGIGEAIRQAGQSRRFDLAWRMAVWLLGYMRTSWWTGHWESYLHQALDITEQHDDRLGRAWLLRSLGACHGMCRRPDRAIEAFEEALTLFDDPESQSATLAYLSLAHSAAGHGDQALAHARTALDLHRRTGGNRHRTAILLSTMADALRVSGHLKEADLRYREALGLWRAHGDANGTAIVLTNHGDVLRGLGRRDEAFMALDEALAIFRRIGNAALTAECLVMMARTHARFDEWTRARARIHEAIDVADRNHLESWLSEAREVLATIESANASAA
- a CDS encoding FG-GAP repeat domain-containing protein, with the translated sequence MLVASLSFSVGQASAYNYPGPHFEIQNQATGQCLQASPDYKPQQLEVHDCGTSIDQDFSIWNTTNIIDAAEAAVYGGGVCLGADSTGDGVSVGCGTEGGYTLDWQYATAAGGWTPLVNPLDGHACDLTVLGDSTVACMQAQHGSNAQWRFIYGARHYSQTVAGDFTGHGRADIMARDNSNGNLLLWVNNMNGGFQAPRVVTGGWNFTETTVGKFHNNGRLDLIAKGTDGSLYMWDGNGDGTFGAPHKVTDGWNFTQTAAADFDGDGNVDLIAKGVDNNLYMWPGHGDGTFGASHIQTSDWNFTGTRAADFNNDGKADIMARDAAGNLNMWLHDGGSSFNSAAVLTNGWSFTQTAAADFDGDGKVDLIGRDDSNGNLLMWPGNGDGTFGASHVQTGGW
- a CDS encoding FG-GAP-like repeat-containing protein, with amino-acid sequence MDIAHRPPRARRSALTAALILGAFAALPPTATAYATTGCGQAPTVLPSRPGATLPVPSAWTGSWGTAMGSAGPSASSGVTGQQTLRMVIHTSIGGPSARIHLVNTFSPDPVTIGHVTIAAQDVTAARNGHLATASATPLTLTFGGSDQAVIPPGGELYSDPAAFPVAADENLLVSIWLPNGVTTAPYHAYTLTTSSTTAPGDGADHTLDTGGVGFPTTYTYWAYLNGLDVTAAGSGGTVVAFGDSQVDGGHTDQDSNSRWADDYGRVLSAQPTPAGIVNKGISGNRILTDGTGGRITYGQSALNRFDRDVLSQTGVQSVVFYEGINDITMDDASDPAIETGIQQLASRAHAVGLRFTVATIPGFQGYDGYTAARDQVRQCVNNWIRTTPDIDGFHDFDQATRDPLNPGAAFAGYVDTDHLHFTTNGNQVLANVLAPQPAPARPSLTFSQTTAGAFHGKGTSDLVARNDNDGHLYEWAGHGDGSFAPPVDLTGGWGSFSQTTAGDFRGTGHADLMAREDSSGNLYLWPGNGDGTFGSRVLVTGGWGPFSQTTAGDFRGTGHADLMAREDSSGNLYLWPGNGDGTFGSRVLVTGGWGPFSQTTAGDFRGTGRADLMAREDSSGNLYLWPGNGDGTFGSRVLVTGGWGPFSQTTAGDFRGTGRADLIARNDTYDALDEWVNTGEASFSHPFRLTDW
- a CDS encoding PIG-L family deacetylase, encoding MRFKSAAGVAMVALAVATTVTGGDAPKAYADSSPVAESFMQIVAHQDDDILFMNPDISREYSDPSVTVFLTGGDATGTGFPDICAYSASRDTGARAAHARLAGVTNPTWTRTPLTLSTGKTVEVDTLDQASQVKLVFFRLHASGDIPAGNVSPDDLFTLGGSNTDSTLGSAASDGNCDATYGNQSYTHADLTASLTDLMSRFQPTVVLAQDPRVGYGYSHTDITDLGDQSDHIGGSRFVGEAALGYHGPGGSGHFLLRNYRDYNIRIDPPNVDPTTADDKEQTFLTYLGPNQSGTATTYQGLHDPVPDPNESTFYAMFPARQYPRWSNGTAWSALDRSGLLNAFAVLDGHVQVWRETSGGASWNGPSAIPGGDVLSPALGVIKDGNGLIHLFGIRLGDNQIVTVAQTAPGAWGDWTVLGNPNPTNPQYVGSPTPVLNQNGLLTVFVSNAGGGVSAVSQLNGGGWTTSWADLQGSWVRDGLAAAQASDGRVDVFAPSVNGILHWRQSAPNSATYVQDTSALGPAPAGPITVGKNADGRLEIFYDQGGTAQAATQYVQSDGTWTTSPSPMDGPVSMEGVSVVTGGDGRNTVVTRNGGGGVSMTSQTAANTGFASTWPDLGNVIVGAPSVTLDGAGRETVLALGRDAALHVSRQTAAGTDKPFGAWQLAGD